Proteins from one Gibbsiella quercinecans genomic window:
- the ampE gene encoding beta-lactamase regulator AmpE: MTLFTLLLVLAWERLFKLGDHWQLDHRIAGVFQRLRRFLLPQTLALVIVWMAVVWAILGISHGLFFGVVTLLLWIVIGLLCIGAGIIRKHYRAYLKAARQGDADACAQMSEELALIHGLPVDYSEEERLRELQNALLWINYRYYLAPLFWLVVGGPYGPIALAGYAFLRAYQTWLARHHTPLQRSQSGIDWLLHWVDWIPVRLASLAYAMFGHGEKALPAWFASLGDFRTSQYQVLTSLAQFSLAREPHGDAVQTPRAAVTLARKVTMIIVVVVAILTIYGALT; encoded by the coding sequence ATGACGCTGTTTACGTTGTTACTGGTTCTGGCATGGGAACGTTTGTTCAAGCTGGGTGACCATTGGCAGTTGGATCATCGTATTGCCGGGGTGTTCCAGCGGCTGCGCCGCTTTTTACTGCCGCAGACGCTGGCGCTGGTTATTGTCTGGATGGCCGTGGTGTGGGCGATTCTGGGGATCAGCCACGGCCTGTTTTTTGGCGTGGTGACACTGCTGTTATGGATTGTGATTGGCCTGCTGTGCATTGGCGCCGGGATTATTCGCAAACACTATCGCGCCTATCTGAAGGCGGCCAGGCAGGGTGATGCCGACGCCTGCGCCCAGATGTCGGAAGAATTGGCGCTGATTCACGGCTTACCGGTGGATTACAGCGAGGAGGAACGACTGCGGGAGTTGCAAAACGCCTTGCTGTGGATTAACTACCGCTATTATCTTGCCCCGTTGTTCTGGCTGGTGGTCGGCGGGCCGTATGGGCCGATTGCGCTGGCAGGCTATGCGTTCCTGCGCGCTTATCAAACTTGGCTGGCGCGCCACCATACCCCGTTGCAGCGTTCACAGTCGGGCATCGACTGGCTGCTGCACTGGGTTGATTGGATCCCGGTGCGCCTGGCTAGCCTGGCGTATGCGATGTTTGGCCACGGCGAGAAAGCCTTGCCGGCGTGGTTTGCTTCGTTGGGGGATTTTCGCACCTCGCAATATCAGGTACTGACTTCGCTAGCGCAGTTTTCGTTAGCGCGTGAGCCCCATGGCGATGCAGTGCAGACCCCACGGGCTGCAGTGACGCTGGCGCGTAAAGTGACGATGATTATTGTGGTTGTGGTCGCGATATTAACGATCTACGGGGCGCTGACCTAA
- the ppdD gene encoding prepilin peptidase-dependent pilin, translating into METQRGFTLIELMVVIAIIAILSAIGIPAYQRYLQKASLTDMLQAMVPYKMAVELCLLENSGTASGCNTGSQGIPNATTSRYVSNIAVSQGIITLTGSQTLQSLTVMLNPVQDSTGLTRWTRRCSSENSALQESCQSVFRFDDAAG; encoded by the coding sequence ATGGAAACGCAACGCGGCTTTACCCTGATCGAGTTGATGGTGGTGATCGCCATCATCGCCATCCTGAGCGCCATCGGCATTCCCGCTTATCAACGCTATCTGCAAAAGGCGTCGCTGACCGATATGCTGCAGGCGATGGTGCCTTACAAAATGGCAGTAGAGCTATGCCTGCTGGAAAATAGCGGCACCGCCAGCGGTTGCAACACCGGCAGCCAGGGGATCCCTAACGCCACGACATCACGTTACGTCAGCAATATCGCCGTCAGCCAGGGCATCATTACCCTGACCGGCAGCCAAACGCTGCAAAGCCTGACGGTGATGCTGAACCCGGTGCAAGACAGCACAGGCCTGACGCGCTGGACGCGCCGCTGCAGCAGTGAAAACAGCGCATTGCAGGAAAGCTGCCAGAGCGTGTTCCGCTTTGATGATGCGGCGGGGTGA
- a CDS encoding esterase-like activity of phytase family protein — protein sequence MKYKLLPLLLTGLISLNALAEGEKTTRYVVTFPAGERVAYQGKFASHFPHGLPIGIGSGLYFMGKQGDDLLFTTLTDRGPNADAPPVGDKEAKIFANPGYTPLIMDIKVSAKAAQAVNPRPLHDEQGPINGLPLPENFIGSTNEVALNDALLPLSTSQRGLDTEGITPDGNGGFWLCDEYGPFLIHIDAQGKILKKFGPTPSGAEQSVATGLPAIIKWRQPNRGFEGLTRLPNGTLVMAVQSTLDINGKSKNKAQFTRLVMFNPETGASQMVGYPINIDSYKKAKDAKIGDIVALDNQRILLVEQGADKDKQMQNRIYLVDMSQATDLTPFDANGKAPEFDDSEQLAKRGIRLAQKRELVDLRKLGWQQEKVEGLAMVDKHTLAVINDNDFGLRSTLKSPLKAKDKVGDYQTGPDGKLMRDGTATNTTLEVVPLQKPEADNELWLITLPSPLP from the coding sequence ATGAAATATAAGTTATTACCGCTATTACTCACCGGATTGATATCTTTAAACGCCCTGGCGGAAGGTGAAAAAACCACCCGCTATGTGGTGACGTTTCCCGCCGGGGAACGCGTGGCTTATCAAGGGAAATTCGCCAGTCACTTTCCCCATGGCCTGCCGATAGGCATCGGGTCTGGCCTCTATTTTATGGGGAAACAGGGCGACGATCTGTTGTTCACCACGCTGACCGATCGCGGCCCCAATGCCGATGCGCCGCCGGTGGGTGATAAAGAAGCCAAGATCTTCGCCAACCCCGGCTATACCCCGTTAATTATGGATATCAAAGTCAGCGCCAAGGCGGCGCAGGCCGTCAACCCACGCCCGTTGCACGATGAACAAGGCCCGATAAATGGCCTGCCGCTGCCGGAGAATTTCATCGGCTCCACCAATGAAGTGGCGTTGAATGATGCTTTACTTCCCCTGAGCACCAGCCAACGCGGCCTGGATACCGAAGGGATCACGCCCGATGGCAACGGCGGTTTCTGGCTGTGCGACGAGTATGGCCCGTTCCTGATCCATATTGATGCGCAAGGGAAAATCCTGAAAAAATTTGGCCCAACGCCCAGCGGCGCCGAGCAGTCCGTCGCGACCGGTCTGCCGGCCATTATTAAATGGCGCCAGCCCAACCGCGGCTTTGAAGGGCTGACCCGGTTGCCAAACGGCACCCTGGTGATGGCGGTGCAAAGCACGCTGGATATCAACGGAAAAAGTAAGAACAAAGCGCAGTTCACCCGCCTGGTGATGTTCAACCCGGAAACCGGCGCCAGCCAGATGGTGGGTTACCCCATCAATATTGACAGCTATAAAAAGGCCAAAGATGCCAAAATCGGCGATATCGTCGCGCTGGATAATCAACGCATCCTGCTGGTGGAGCAAGGCGCAGACAAAGATAAGCAGATGCAGAACCGCATCTATCTGGTGGACATGAGCCAGGCCACCGATCTGACCCCCTTTGATGCGAACGGCAAAGCACCGGAATTTGACGATAGCGAACAGTTGGCCAAACGCGGCATTCGCCTGGCGCAAAAACGCGAACTGGTTGATCTGCGTAAACTGGGTTGGCAACAGGAAAAGGTTGAAGGCCTGGCAATGGTTGATAAACACACGCTGGCGGTCATCAACGATAACGATTTCGGCCTGCGTTCCACGTTGAAATCCCCGCTGAAAGCAAAAGACAAGGTTGGCGATTACCAAACCGGCCCCGACGGTAAACTGATGCGGGACGGCACTGCCACCAACACCACGCTGGAAGTGGTGCCGTTGCAAAAACCGGAGGCTGACAACGAGCTGTGGTTGATTACACTGCCGTCCCCTTTGCCGTAA
- the degP gene encoding serine endoprotease DegP, translating to MKKTALVLSALAFSIGMAVGPVTASAADVVAPSATSQQLPSLAPMLEKVMPSVVSINVEGSTTVNTPRMPQQFQQFFGENSPFCQDGSPFQGSPMCQGGGQGQGGQSTQEKFQALGAGVVIDAAKGYVVTNNHVVDNANKIQVQLSDGRRFDAKVIGKDPRSDIALIQLKDFKNLTAIKMADSDQLRVGDYTVAIGNPYGLGETATSGIVSALGRSGLNIENYENFIQTDAAINRGNSGGALVNLNGELIGINTAILAPDGGNIGIGFAIPSNMVKNLTSQMVEYGQVKRGELGIMGTELNSELAKAMKVDAQRGAFVSQVLPKSSAAKAGIKAGDVIVTMNGKAISSFAAFRAEIGTLPVGSKMSLGIIRDGKPVTVDVTLEQSTQTQVDSGNIYTGIEGAELSNTQVGDQKGVKVDNVKAGSAAARIGLKKGDVILGVNQQPIQNLGELRKILDSKPSVLALNILRGDSSLYLLMQ from the coding sequence ATGAAAAAAACCGCATTAGTTTTGAGCGCCCTGGCATTCAGTATTGGTATGGCTGTAGGGCCGGTTACGGCCAGTGCGGCGGATGTGGTTGCACCCAGCGCCACGTCGCAGCAGTTGCCAAGCCTGGCTCCCATGCTGGAAAAAGTGATGCCTTCCGTAGTGAGCATCAACGTTGAAGGCAGCACCACGGTGAATACGCCGCGTATGCCGCAGCAGTTCCAACAGTTCTTCGGCGAGAATTCTCCTTTCTGCCAGGACGGTTCGCCGTTCCAGGGTTCGCCAATGTGCCAGGGCGGCGGCCAGGGCCAGGGTGGGCAAAGCACGCAGGAGAAATTCCAGGCGTTGGGCGCCGGGGTGGTGATTGATGCGGCCAAAGGCTACGTGGTGACCAATAACCACGTGGTGGATAACGCCAACAAGATCCAGGTGCAACTCAGCGATGGCCGCCGTTTCGATGCCAAGGTGATCGGTAAGGATCCGCGTTCTGATATTGCGCTGATCCAACTGAAAGACTTCAAAAACCTGACGGCCATCAAGATGGCGGATTCCGATCAGTTGCGCGTGGGTGACTATACCGTGGCTATCGGTAACCCGTATGGCCTGGGGGAAACCGCCACCTCGGGTATCGTTTCCGCGCTGGGGCGCAGCGGGTTGAATATCGAAAACTACGAGAACTTTATTCAGACCGATGCCGCCATCAACCGCGGTAACTCCGGCGGCGCGCTGGTGAACCTGAACGGCGAGCTGATCGGTATCAATACCGCAATCCTGGCGCCGGACGGCGGCAATATCGGTATCGGCTTTGCGATCCCAAGTAACATGGTGAAAAACCTGACGTCGCAGATGGTGGAATACGGCCAGGTCAAGCGCGGCGAATTGGGCATCATGGGGACTGAGCTGAACTCTGAGCTGGCCAAGGCCATGAAAGTCGACGCCCAGCGTGGCGCCTTTGTTAGCCAGGTGCTGCCGAAGTCTTCCGCTGCCAAGGCCGGTATTAAAGCGGGGGATGTGATCGTCACCATGAACGGCAAGGCAATTTCCAGCTTCGCGGCGTTCCGCGCCGAAATCGGCACGTTGCCGGTCGGCAGCAAAATGAGCCTGGGCATCATCCGTGATGGCAAACCGGTAACCGTTGACGTTACGCTGGAGCAAAGCACCCAAACGCAGGTGGATTCCGGCAATATCTACACCGGTATCGAAGGGGCCGAACTGAGTAATACCCAGGTCGGCGACCAGAAAGGTGTGAAGGTGGATAACGTGAAAGCCGGCAGCGCCGCTGCGCGTATTGGCCTGAAGAAGGGCGATGTGATCCTTGGGGTTAACCAGCAGCCGATTCAAAACCTGGGCGAGCTGCGTAAAATCCTCGACAGCAAACCGAGCGTTCTGGCGCTGAACATTCTGCGCGGCGATAGCTCGCTGTACCTGCTGATGCAGTAA
- the mtnN gene encoding 5'-methylthioadenosine/S-adenosylhomocysteine nucleosidase has translation MKVGIIGAMEEEVTLLREQIQNRQTLVRAGCEIYTGQLNGVDVALLKSGIGKVSAAMGTTLLLEHCKPDVVINTGSAGGLAPTLKVGDIVVSSEVRYHDADVTAFGYQPGQMAGCPAAFNADEALIALAESCIKQLDMHAVRGLICSGDAFINGAEPLARIRATFPAVAAVEMEAAAIGHVCYLFGTPFVVVRAISDVADHESHMSFEEFLIVAAKQSTLMVNAMLQALAKRH, from the coding sequence ATGAAAGTAGGCATCATCGGCGCAATGGAAGAAGAAGTCACCCTGCTGCGCGAGCAAATCCAGAACCGCCAGACCCTTGTACGCGCGGGTTGCGAAATCTATACCGGCCAACTGAACGGCGTTGACGTGGCGCTGCTGAAATCCGGCATTGGTAAAGTGTCGGCGGCGATGGGCACCACCCTGCTGCTGGAACACTGCAAGCCGGATGTGGTGATCAACACCGGCTCCGCCGGCGGCCTGGCGCCAACGCTGAAAGTGGGTGATATCGTGGTTTCCAGCGAAGTGCGCTATCACGATGCCGACGTAACCGCCTTTGGTTATCAACCGGGCCAGATGGCCGGCTGCCCGGCGGCGTTTAACGCAGATGAGGCGCTGATTGCCCTGGCGGAAAGCTGCATCAAGCAACTGGATATGCACGCGGTGCGCGGCCTAATCTGCAGCGGCGATGCCTTCATCAACGGCGCCGAGCCGCTGGCGCGCATCCGCGCCACCTTCCCGGCGGTGGCCGCAGTTGAGATGGAAGCCGCCGCTATCGGCCACGTCTGCTACCTGTTTGGTACGCCGTTTGTGGTAGTGCGCGCCATTTCCGATGTGGCCGACCACGAATCGCACATGAGCTTTGAAGAATTCCTCATCGTCGCCGCTAAGCAGTCCACCCTGATGGTTAACGCCATGTTGCAGGCGCTGGCGAAACGCCATTAA
- the erpA gene encoding iron-sulfur cluster insertion protein ErpA — protein MSDETAALPLQFTEAAANKVKYLIADEENPNLKLRVYITGGGCSGFQYGFTFDDKVNEGDMTIEKQGVALVVDPMSLQYLVGGSVDYTEGLEGSRFVVTNPNAKTTCGCGSSFSI, from the coding sequence ATGAGTGATGAAACAGCAGCACTGCCCCTGCAATTTACCGAGGCGGCAGCAAACAAGGTGAAATACCTGATTGCTGATGAAGAAAACCCAAACCTGAAACTGCGGGTCTACATTACCGGCGGCGGCTGCAGCGGATTCCAGTACGGTTTCACGTTTGACGATAAGGTTAATGAAGGCGATATGACCATTGAAAAGCAGGGCGTTGCGTTGGTGGTCGATCCGATGAGCTTGCAATACCTGGTAGGTGGTTCGGTGGACTACACCGAAGGGCTGGAAGGCTCACGCTTTGTGGTCACTAACCCGAACGCCAAAACCACCTGCGGCTGCGGTTCTTCGTTCAGTATCTGA
- the btuF gene encoding vitamin B12 ABC transporter substrate-binding protein BtuF, whose product MKRRLTLLLWGLALWLASPAFGAQRVISLAPSTTELAYAAGMGEVLVAASAFSDYPPAARNLEQVASWQGINLERVLALKPDLILAWRSGNPQRVLDQLAALGIPIFYADAKRIDEVAQELDDLAQYSPHPEAAHQAADRIRRQATQLQAQYAHLPPKRVLLQFGTQPLFTSSGATLQSQLLALCGAQNIFADSRIPWPQVSREQVLARQPQAIVISGGAQELANAKAFWAPQLQVPIIALDADWFNRPGPRIMLAAQQLCSRLADIH is encoded by the coding sequence GTGAAACGCCGGCTTACGCTCCTGCTGTGGGGCCTGGCGCTATGGCTGGCATCGCCGGCGTTTGGCGCCCAACGGGTGATAAGCCTGGCCCCCAGCACCACCGAACTGGCCTATGCCGCCGGCATGGGTGAGGTGTTGGTGGCAGCCAGCGCGTTTTCCGATTATCCCCCCGCCGCGCGCAACTTGGAGCAGGTGGCTTCATGGCAAGGGATTAACCTGGAACGGGTATTGGCGCTAAAACCGGATCTTATCCTGGCCTGGCGCAGCGGCAATCCGCAGCGGGTGCTGGATCAGCTTGCCGCGCTCGGCATCCCAATTTTCTATGCCGATGCCAAACGCATTGATGAGGTAGCCCAGGAACTGGACGATTTGGCGCAATACAGCCCTCATCCCGAAGCCGCGCATCAGGCCGCCGACCGTATCCGCCGGCAAGCCACACAATTACAAGCCCAATACGCACACCTGCCGCCGAAACGGGTGCTGTTGCAATTTGGCACCCAACCGCTGTTTACCAGCTCGGGAGCGACGCTGCAAAGCCAGCTACTGGCGCTGTGCGGCGCGCAGAATATCTTTGCCGACAGCCGTATCCCCTGGCCGCAGGTTAGCCGCGAGCAGGTGCTGGCGCGCCAGCCGCAGGCGATCGTGATCAGCGGTGGTGCGCAAGAGCTGGCCAATGCCAAAGCGTTTTGGGCGCCGCAGTTGCAGGTGCCAATCATCGCGCTGGATGCAGACTGGTTTAATCGCCCTGGGCCACGCATCATGCTGGCGGCGCAGCAACTGTGCAGCCGGCTGGCAGACATTCACTGA
- the nadC gene encoding carboxylating nicotinate-nucleotide diphosphorylase, translating to MPTRRYSADSRRAELLERIESDIPYAVAQALREDLGGEVDADRDITAQLLPADKQASATLITREAGVFCGQRWLNEVFIQLGNKVKTTWLVADGDTLVPNQPLCQLSGPARTLLTGERTALNFIQTLSGVATEVSRYVALLEGTQTRLLDTRKTLPGLRTALKYAVLCGGGSNHRLGLSDAFLIKENHIIAAGSIKKAVEQAFWLHADVPVEVEVESLDELQQALDAGADIVMLDNFSIDMMREAVTLAQGRSQLEISGNVTRDTLRAYAQTGVDYISVGALTKNVTALDLSLRFDEPR from the coding sequence ATGCCGACACGCCGTTACAGTGCCGACAGCCGCCGCGCCGAGCTGCTCGAACGCATTGAAAGCGATATCCCCTACGCCGTTGCCCAGGCCCTGCGTGAAGATTTGGGCGGCGAAGTGGATGCCGATCGCGATATCACCGCACAGTTACTGCCCGCAGACAAGCAGGCCAGCGCTACCCTGATCACCCGGGAAGCCGGCGTGTTCTGCGGGCAACGCTGGCTGAATGAGGTCTTCATTCAGCTGGGCAATAAGGTCAAAACCACCTGGCTGGTTGCCGACGGCGATACGCTGGTGCCGAATCAGCCGCTGTGCCAACTGAGCGGCCCGGCGCGCACGTTGCTGACCGGCGAACGCACGGCGCTGAACTTCATCCAGACGCTGTCTGGTGTAGCCACGGAAGTCAGCCGCTACGTTGCGCTGCTGGAAGGCACCCAAACCCGCCTGCTGGATACGCGAAAAACGCTGCCGGGGCTGCGTACCGCGCTGAAATACGCCGTGCTCTGCGGCGGCGGTAGCAATCACCGCCTGGGGCTTTCCGATGCGTTCCTGATTAAGGAAAACCACATTATCGCCGCCGGATCGATAAAAAAGGCCGTCGAACAGGCCTTCTGGTTGCATGCCGATGTGCCGGTAGAAGTCGAGGTCGAATCATTGGATGAGCTGCAGCAGGCGCTTGATGCCGGCGCGGATATCGTGATGCTGGATAATTTCAGCATTGACATGATGCGCGAGGCCGTCACCCTGGCCCAGGGGCGCTCTCAGTTGGAGATTTCCGGCAACGTCACCCGTGACACGCTACGCGCGTATGCGCAAACCGGCGTTGACTATATTTCCGTCGGGGCGTTGACCAAGAATGTGACCGCGCTCGATCTGTCGCTGCGCTTCGACGAACCCCGCTGA
- the dgt gene encoding dGTPase translates to MSGIDFKQKISFQRPFSKPIVAEEEYEIIRQFESDRGRIVNSAAIRRLQQKTQVFPLERNAAVRSRLTHSMEVQQVGRHIAKEILNSFKQQKRVDALGLVRLLSPFESIVEMACLMHDIGNPPFGHFGESAINDWFRQRLVPASGGHEPNGQDNCQVAVLRLQEGQSDLNQLRSRIRQDLSNFEGNAQAIRMVHTLLKLNLTYAQVGCILKYTRPAYWSGDIPASHDYLMKKPGFYLAEEAFVDRLRRELNIGEFERFPLTYIMEAADDISYCVADLEDAVEKNIFTVEQLYQHLIQEWGEVKSGDLFDKTVASAFRKLDRGGARRSAEDHFFMYLRVFTVARLVPHAAQRFIDNLESVYQGTFNQALLEDSSPEFRLLKIFKNVASKHVFNHPEVEQLELQGYRVISGLLDIYSPLLAMPLAAFSQLVREDTHRGYPIETRLFHKLSTKHRLAYVEAVEGLQRLSPEQQAVSEYYFRARLLQDYISGMTDLYAYDEYRRLMAAE, encoded by the coding sequence ATGTCCGGGATCGACTTTAAGCAAAAAATCAGCTTCCAGCGGCCATTCAGCAAGCCGATCGTGGCTGAGGAAGAGTACGAGATTATCCGTCAGTTTGAGAGCGATCGCGGGCGTATCGTCAACTCAGCCGCTATCCGCCGGCTGCAGCAGAAAACCCAGGTTTTCCCGCTGGAGCGCAACGCCGCCGTGCGCAGCCGCCTGACCCACTCCATGGAAGTACAACAGGTGGGGCGGCATATCGCCAAAGAGATCCTCAACAGTTTCAAGCAGCAAAAGCGTGTGGATGCGCTGGGCCTGGTCCGGCTGCTGTCGCCTTTTGAAAGCATCGTCGAAATGGCTTGCCTGATGCACGATATCGGCAACCCGCCATTCGGCCATTTTGGCGAATCGGCGATCAATGACTGGTTCCGCCAGCGGTTGGTGCCGGCCAGCGGCGGCCACGAGCCTAACGGCCAGGATAACTGCCAGGTTGCCGTGCTGCGCCTGCAGGAAGGGCAAAGCGATCTTAACCAACTGCGCAGCCGCATCCGCCAGGATCTAAGCAATTTTGAAGGCAATGCGCAGGCGATCCGCATGGTGCATACCCTGCTGAAGCTGAATCTGACCTATGCACAGGTGGGCTGTATTTTGAAATATACCCGCCCGGCGTATTGGTCCGGCGACATTCCGGCCAGCCATGACTATTTAATGAAGAAGCCAGGTTTTTATCTGGCAGAAGAAGCCTTTGTCGACAGGTTGCGCCGGGAATTGAATATAGGTGAATTCGAACGTTTCCCATTAACTTATATTATGGAGGCGGCCGATGATATTTCTTATTGTGTGGCCGACCTGGAAGATGCGGTGGAAAAAAACATTTTCACCGTCGAGCAGCTTTATCAACATTTAATCCAGGAATGGGGCGAAGTAAAAAGCGGCGATCTGTTTGATAAAACCGTCGCCAGCGCCTTTCGCAAGCTCGATCGCGGGGGCGCCCGGCGCAGCGCGGAAGATCACTTCTTCATGTACCTGCGGGTATTCACCGTGGCTCGCCTGGTGCCGCACGCGGCGCAGCGCTTTATCGATAACCTGGAGAGCGTCTATCAGGGCACCTTTAACCAGGCGCTGTTGGAGGACTCCAGTCCCGAGTTCCGCCTGCTGAAAATTTTCAAGAATGTCGCTTCAAAACATGTGTTTAATCACCCGGAAGTGGAGCAGCTTGAGCTGCAGGGTTACCGGGTTATCAGTGGGTTGCTGGATATTTACAGCCCGCTGTTGGCCATGCCGCTGGCCGCGTTCAGCCAGTTGGTGCGTGAAGACACTCACCGCGGTTACCCGATTGAAACGCGCTTGTTCCATAAGCTTTCCACCAAACACCGCCTGGCCTATGTGGAAGCGGTGGAAGGGCTGCAGCGCCTTTCACCCGAGCAGCAGGCGGTGAGCGAATATTATTTCCGCGCGCGTTTGTTGCAGGATTATATCAGCGGCATGACCGATCTTTATGCCTATGACGAATATCGGCGATTAATGGCGGCGGAATAA
- the hemL gene encoding glutamate-1-semialdehyde 2,1-aminomutase: MSLHSKSESLYAQAQQLIPGGVNSPVRAFTGVGGVPLFIERADGAYLYDADGKAYIDYVGSWGPMVLGHNHPAIRNAVIEAAERGLSFGAPTEMEVKMAALVTELVPTMDMVRMVNSGTEATMSAIRLARGYTGRDKIIKFEGCYHGHADCLLVKAGSGALTLGQPNSPGVPADFAKHTLTCSYNDLDSVRSAFEQYPADIACIIVEPVAGNMNCVPPLPGFLPGLRALCDEYGALLIIDEVMTGFRVALAGAQAYYDVVPDLTCLGKIIGGGMPVGAFGGRREVMAALAPTGPVYQAGTLSGNPIAMAAGYACLNEVAQPGLHQTLTELTEMLAQGLLDAAREENIPLVVNRVGGMFGLFFSDAEAITCYQDVMQCDVERFKRFFHLMLDEGVYLAPSAFEAGFMSVAHSKDDIQRTIDAARRCFSQL; the protein is encoded by the coding sequence ATGAGCTTACACAGCAAGTCCGAAAGTCTGTACGCCCAGGCGCAGCAGTTAATCCCCGGCGGGGTTAACTCCCCGGTGCGTGCATTCACCGGCGTCGGCGGGGTGCCGCTGTTCATTGAGCGGGCTGACGGCGCTTATCTCTATGATGCCGATGGTAAAGCCTATATTGATTACGTCGGCTCCTGGGGCCCGATGGTGCTGGGCCACAACCACCCGGCCATTCGCAACGCCGTTATCGAAGCGGCCGAACGCGGCCTGAGCTTCGGCGCACCGACCGAAATGGAAGTGAAAATGGCGGCGCTGGTGACCGAACTGGTGCCAACCATGGACATGGTGCGCATGGTCAACTCCGGCACTGAAGCCACCATGAGCGCAATCCGCCTGGCGCGCGGCTATACCGGCCGCGATAAAATCATCAAGTTTGAAGGCTGCTACCACGGCCATGCCGACTGCCTGCTGGTTAAAGCCGGCTCCGGCGCCCTGACTCTTGGGCAACCAAATTCGCCAGGGGTGCCGGCAGACTTCGCCAAACATACCCTGACCTGCAGCTATAACGATCTGGATTCGGTACGCAGCGCATTCGAACAGTACCCTGCTGATATCGCCTGTATCATCGTTGAGCCGGTGGCCGGCAACATGAACTGCGTGCCGCCGCTGCCGGGCTTCTTGCCGGGCCTGCGCGCGCTGTGCGATGAGTACGGGGCGCTGTTGATTATCGATGAAGTCATGACCGGTTTTCGCGTGGCGCTGGCCGGCGCCCAGGCTTACTATGACGTGGTGCCGGATCTGACCTGCCTGGGCAAAATCATCGGCGGCGGCATGCCGGTGGGGGCATTCGGCGGCCGCCGCGAGGTGATGGCGGCGCTGGCGCCAACCGGGCCGGTTTATCAGGCCGGCACCCTTTCCGGCAACCCTATCGCCATGGCCGCAGGCTACGCCTGCCTGAATGAAGTGGCGCAGCCGGGCTTGCACCAAACCTTGACCGAACTGACGGAAATGCTGGCGCAGGGGCTGTTGGACGCCGCGCGCGAAGAGAATATTCCGCTGGTCGTCAACCGCGTTGGCGGCATGTTCGGGCTGTTCTTCAGCGATGCCGAAGCCATTACCTGCTACCAGGACGTGATGCAGTGTGACGTTGAGCGTTTCAAACGCTTCTTCCACCTGATGTTGGATGAAGGCGTCTATCTGGCGCCTTCCGCCTTCGAAGCCGGATTTATGTCCGTGGCGCACAGCAAAGATGATATCCAACGCACCATTGATGCCGCACGCCGCTGCTTTAGCCAACTGTAA